The nucleotide sequence GCAGTTTTACCACCACCCAACCTACAAGCAGACATGGTGCCGCTCAAAGCAACACACATTGTTGTGACTGTGATGCTTTGCATTGTGTTGCCGCAATTTTAATGCTACATGCAGAGTTTGACCAGCATTTCTGCCTGTTTAACTCTCCCATGTAAGTGACTGGGATTACACCGCAACCACAAGCCAAACAACTGGCTCACAGTTGCGGTGCAGTTCCACAATGTAAAGTTGCCgttcagcagcaaaaaaaaaaggcaacagaTATCAGTATTGCCTACTGAACACTAGGCTGAAAGGCCTTTCACTGCCCTCTGAAAAGCCATTCATTGCAGATGGTTTTTCAGCGGGACATTACAGGATACCGCTAGTGTGAAAAGGAACCCAAGTCCTTGTACACACCGGCTTCAGTATGCGAAATAGCAAGGTGTTCAACAAGCTTTGACAAAGCTTTAAGCAACATTAAAGCTAGCTTTATTTTAACCTTTAAAAAAGATGTATGGGTTTGTTTAagaattatacttacctaggtggatgctgcatctgtcccctggcaccTCGGACACTGAGAATTGAGCGATCAAAAACTGCTCATccctcggttctcacagctccgtgagcagagagctgctgactggagtgctgggcttgtGCAGGGGGCGAGAGCGGTCAGCTCAGACTCTCAGTGGCTAGCTCAGAGGCTGAGtcaggtgctggtccaggcaaGTGGGCATATCGCAACTCCATTGTGATCTTGCCCAAACCTGGACCGGCTCTGAGACgtcagccgacagtgggcttcagcctgctgtctgctgaaaaactgTTCACAGGAgtgaacgaactgcactcctgtgatccacaggagaaggccagccaaatgagctttggttgTATTTCTCCTTTTAAGTAAAGTATCTCAATTGCAGTACGGTGACATTTAAAATTTTACTGCGAGTGCAGACTGTCACCTTAAACAGGCTGCCATCAAGCTTCAGTGGGCTCTCAAGATTCAAGTAGCATTGAAAATTATGGAAGACAGCTAGCCGCTTGTTTAAATGGACAGCACTCAGTTTAGCCTCTCCAAACTGGAGCCCAATGGCTTAAAGCCCCATGACATCAATTGGAAAGGCTTTGTAATAGATTGCTGCACACATGGTTCTCATGTAGAAGGCCAAAGATAAAGCAGGGGTGAGCCATATATCGTCTGACACCCCAAACCCTTTATCAAGGGAAGGATTATCCAGCCCAACATCATCCAAATGTAACATTTCTAATGACAGTCTATAGTGAAGCTgggtttttgcacaaagttgttgtCTGTATTGAACATGAGGACATATAGCACTCACTCTGGAAAATGTCCACCTTTATAGAGTTGGCGCTACCACAAAGTTCGATTTCAAGTGATTGTGCCAGACTTTGCCTTTCTCTGTATGAAATCCAAGATCTAGAGTCAAAATACACATGATGGCCGATATAGCTTGAGGCCTGACAAAAACATCAGCAGACTCACCAACTGATACTCCACTACCAGTTGGGGAAACAGGTGGGCAACAATATGGAGCGTGGGTGATCTTTTCTCTTTGTATGACCAAATACAATGAAGTGGGAGACATGGGAGCTTCTCAGGAGAAATGTTGGCAATGGAAGATCTAAGCACCTGGTTGCCCCCACCCTCCAAAATGCAGATATTGCACCCGATTACAAGTGAATATAGAACATTACCTATGTGTAAATGTGGAACAGAATGGGCAGCTGTGAGTCTTTAGTGACCATCTATGTACATGCTGATGATGGACCTGGATGTGGAAGTGGACAAATAACACTCAGCTGTGCTCCACCATGCCTCCGCCATTTAGGTGAGGAGATGCATGAATTTGGTTATTGCTGGAAGCGGTCTCCTCTAATACCAATGGCGAAGAGAAATCCGGAGGCGAGGAGTCCAGGCTGTCGCAGTTCCAGTAGGCTTCACACAGCGGGAGATCACTTGGCTCACACACACTGTAGCTTACAACACAAAGGCCAACAGGTAAAGCAGAGAGTGTCCGGGAAGCAAAAGGAAAGTGGAGAGAAAAGTAAGACAGAAGTAAAGGGTTAAGAAAACAGCAGCAAGAATTCATTTCATTAAGGACTGAGATAACGATCCTCATATATGCCATAACTACATGGAGCAGCAGCTGGCCATATGGGAGTGCTGTCACTTATATGTCACCAGTTTACACCCTGTGCTGGGAGAAGATGCAAATAGTCACTATAAAAGGTCAAGTACAAATATATGGCCGATCTTTATTATATTATGAGCATGAGATATTTACTTCCCGTTATtcataaaaactacatttttgctAGAATACAAGATAAAAACAACACAATCATATGCTGTATGTAGAAATACTATTTTCAATGGATAGTATGGAAGTTGGATCATCTATGGGCATGCCATACATCACATGGGTTCAATGCAAAGGCTTAACTCTGCCAGAAGGGACGCCCTCATCTCCCAGCATCAGCTGCCTATGGTGATACACAATACTTACACTCTATAAACTTACCGACTGGTCATTGAAACAAAACCTTATTTTCTATAGTGCCATGTCAGGTTTGTGTGTACCTATATAATATAACACAGTTTTAAGCTTCTGCCATTCCCTGTGTGCTGCATTCTACTAACAAGCAACACCACTTAAGATTACATGTACTGTCATCCAGTGCCTTGAGATTGGCAGGCTAGAGAAGTTGTGAAACTGCGGTCTTTATCGCAGGACTCTTGCACACGGAGGTTGTGATTTAAGAATCAAACTGAACCAAATATGGGAAGAAACAGTTGGTGAGAAGTGCAACTTTAAAAGATCTAACATTAAATATTCTATTGCTCCCAGTCTGATAATCCTAAGACAtacaagagattttttttttttaaataaaatgattcTATACTGTATATGCTTTCATATCCGACAGCATGTGTACATAGAGAAGAAAGAAGCTGTAGAAAGACACCTTCCCCAGTGATTGTGTAGATGAGCCCATTCATTTGTGGACTCTTAGAAACATGCACATACACTAAATTACCaagagtattgggacacctgcctttacatgtacatgaactttaatggcatcccagtattagtctgtagggttcaatattgagttggcccaccctttgcagctataacagcttcaactgttctgggaaggctgtccacaaggtttaggagtctgtctatgggaatgtttgaccattgtcccagaagcacatttgtgaggtcaaacactgatgtggaagagaagacctggctcacggtctctgctccaattcatcccaaaggtgttcgggTTGAGTTCAGGACCCAGCCAAGTTTCTCTTCATCAAACTCGctcttccatgtctttatggaccttgctttgtgcaccgtcatgttggagcaggaaggggccatcccaaaactgttcccaaagttgggagcatgaaactgtcaaaaatttcttggtatgctgatgccttaagagttcccttcactggaactaaggggccaagcccaacccctgaaaaacaaccccacaccataatccccccctccaccaaatgatttgaccagtgcacaaagcaaggtccataaagacatgaatgagtgagttccgggtggaggaacttgactggcctgcacaaagtcttgACCTCAACTCAATAGTACACCTTTAAGGGTGAATtacagcagagactgcgagccaggtcttgtcgtccacatcagtgcctgacatcacaaatgtgcttctggaagaatggtcaaacattcccatagacactcctaaaccttgtggacagccttcccagaagagttaaagctgttatagctgcaaagggtgggccaactcaatattgaaccctacgaaccaAGACTGGATgccactaaccaacgagaccagttttgtgtcatttgggcgttgtaggggggctgagtgacctttaatatattattaataaatgcaaaaacgataaaagatagactggcaattttagcagcacaaacgtagcactaacaaatgagaccagttttgtgccatTTGGCTGTTGTAAGGGGGCTAGGTGATGtcaaagtctggaaaaaaaacaattgcttatatcttcaaaataaaagcagcacaaatgtaaatttttgtggcacaaaacagcacaaacgtagcattaaagaaacacacttgagtttttatttgtgccgattgtaggggggccagcttcgcttCACTGATGCCATTAACGTTCACGTGTGTGTAAGGGCAGGCGTTTTAAATTCTGCTGTGTAAATAAATGTATCACTCCTGTCATATTTCAACAGTTGTTATAATTCTAATTGataattaaaggggagttccaggcttttttatgtttattaaaagtcagcagctacaaaaaaaagtgtagctgctggcttttaataaacatacactcacctgctccacggtccagcgatgcgccggccggagagaggagcagagctccggccggcatcttcattaCTAGTGTGGGCactcggccgtgacagctttcggcttcacggccgggcactcactgtgcatgcgcgagtggcgctgcGCTCTGAGTGGTCagacgatctcctgggacctgtcatgtgtcccagtcgatcgcctacaggaaggggccgcCGTAGTTGATATGACGGGCCGCCTAAGCAGTCCCTGGgcgaaaggaggaagtgggacaggaagtctcactcctactgaagcccccactccccccctcaaaaaaaatggacatgtcaaatgtggcatgtaagggggcaaggagtggtttaagcggaagttccactttccaTGTTCAAAATTTAGAAGAGTTGTGCAAGACTGCATTTGTGTTCTAACCACCCCCAAAGTTTTCCTTACTCAATTCCTACTTAAAGCCAACCCCTGGACAACTTGTCTCCCGACATTCCTCTAAACTTGTATTAAACACTCTAATCAGCATGCAGATATTGGCAATACTATGAAAGAGAAGAATGGTTGTGTGTGGCCACCTTAAGACAAGTTAGGCAAAATGGAAACACTTAGGGAGGTCAACGCAGCTTTATTCTTCATATATTACTATCATAATATAAACCAATTATATATGCATTAAAAGCCACAGGCATAACTTGACTGAcgtatacaaaaaaattaaaaatccataCACTGGGCCTATTTATAAGGgtcaaagaaaaaacacattgcaCCACCCTGAGAAAAGGTCCTCCTTTCTGTACACTAAACTCAAACTGATGGATCATGGTGCTGATAAAGTTTTCATAAAATGTGTCTGTCTGCAAACTACATTTAAAATAATCCTGGGGCAGCAAAAATAGTTCTTGCGGGAAAACAGTGTAAAATTAGGATTTTTGGTTTACCTGTAAAAAACTTTTCTTGGactacatcacaggacacagtagTTAATAATCATTAATACATAATTTAtgctgccaccttcaggtgaATGGACAGTGTTAAAGATGGGCTCAGGCATGTTCACAACGCCACATGCCTGAGCccaccaggaagccgacactccgcagtgctaatcacaggcagggacaCATTTCCTGATCCGCAGCTGcaaagatcgggaaatgtctcactgcctgcaattagcgctgtggagtgtcagcttcctAGCAGGCTCGGACATTATTAtatatgatttatatagcgccaactgttTGCGCAGAGCTTAGGCATGTGGAGCGgtgaacacgcctgagcccatccttGGTGGCCAGAAAAAAAAGGCAGGTGTTCCCACCAGGGCATAACCCTTCCCAGCCCAGCCTCCGTTTTGTAGTAAGCAATGAGGAAACACAAGCCTGAAGGGAGAGATCGCCATGTCCTGTGAGtgatttacctgtaaaatccttttcctgGAGAATACCAAAAATCCCCAAATTTCTTAATCATACATCACAGAGGAGTTAATAGtcagggatgtcccaaagcaattcaCCTGAGGGAAGGGCAACACAGCAACAAGGCCAATCTCAAAACAGAaaaggcaaacccccccccctccaaagctGCTTGTAAGACCTTCTATTCGAAGTTGGCATTAGTTGAGGGAAAAAACATTAACCTGGTAGAATGTGTGAAGAGAATACCAGGAAGCAGCCTTATAACTTGTACAATAGAAGCTTGGTGCCAAGTGGCCCAGAAAGAACATACATTCATGAAATAGGCCTTAACTGGGAAAGAGCAGCTCTGATCCCATTGGCCTGAGAAATGAGCAGACACATCCACCTAGAAGTGGATTTAGACGCAGCCTGACCCTTACAAGGTCCTTCAAGCAGACCAAACAGCAAATCAGACTGTCAAAAATGAAGTCGCAGATAAATTTAAACAGCATCCAAAGCGTGAAGTACCCCCTCTTTTGGATGCTTAGCAGTAGGACAAAAAGGATGGCAACAAATTAAACCACCTTAGACAGGAAAGAGGATGGAGGCAGCAACACTGCCTTATTTTGTGTAGAAAAGTGATAAGGGAAATCTCTCAGCCAGATTTAAGAGAGATTAGCATTTTAAAAAGCATAGTCAGTCTGAGTTTTGTCATTTGATGGCAATTTAAGCCAAAGGACACCTTCAGAACAGACTAGAGAATAGCTAAAAAACGTGATGGAACTTTTGAACTTCACGCCAAGTAAAAAAATGCCTTTCATGTACAATGTCACTTTTCTAGACATCAACTTTGTAGAGTCAGAAACATCCATGCCTCTTAGGACCTGGGGTTCAACAGCCATGCTagcaaagccagcgactgtaaaacaAGATGGAGTATCAGATCCTGAGACAACACTCATGTTGTCTGGATTGATGGTTCTTTGAATGTCCTTAGACTCCCGCCTGGGCTCAAAGCACAAGCATTTTTTCTGCGCAAGCTTGAGTCATATCCAGGACTAAACCCAAATACTTAAGGCATTGGGTTGCAACCAAAGCTGACTTATGAAGGTTTGGCGCCCAGCCGAACCTCTCCAGGACTTGTACTGTCATCTGAATGTAGCATGTCAGCCTTCAATGCAACTGCTGAGCAAGCCCTCCAGGTATCCCAAACCAAACTAGAACCAACGTCTCGATAAAGACCCTGGATAGCCTGAAGGGATCTTCCACCAGAAAATTCAGAAATAGTTGGTAAAGCTGGAAAACTGGAACATGTAGGTAGGCATCCTTGCTGACTGACACCAGAGAGTCCCTTGATGAAGTAAAGCAATCAGTGAGTGGGAGGACTCCATtctgaatttttgtattttcaggATCTTGAGATCCTTAAGGTACAAAATAGATATTTCTATTTGGCTTGGGAACCTCGAGACCGCCCTTTACTGGCAAAAAGTGCAATGAACCCTTGGGACAGTAGTCTTTCCAGAGCTACAAGGAACATGTTTTTTTGTGGATCAGAAAGCAAAAAGCATGAAGAGGGAAAGTAATGTTTGTATTCTTCTGGATACCATGCAGTAATTTTTTAACTCAAGtctgcgtggttgcaaaggtacATCCCACCACCTGAGCGAGTTGGAGCACCCCTTTATCTAAAGCAGGGTTTGTCTCCACAACTGGAGGTGCTTGGGGTTCCAATTCTTTCCATGAAACTGGGATGTGGGCTTCTGTTTTGAGCCCAATACTGGTTTCTTACAAAATAACTCTTCTTGGACTCCGAAGACATTATTGACTTCTGACCAGTAATTTTAGCCTTCTTAAGGAGGTCAGAGTACTCTTCCCTACAGTTATCTTCTGAATATTGGCATCCAAGGACAGTCCTAATAAACATTTGCTTTCAAAAGGGCAGCCTCTAAGGTTGCTTCTTGGATAGAAGTTCTGCCAACCAACACTTAAAAGAGTAAcaacacttttgttgagaaaaaataaacccctctgggtgatcaatgtacactGCAGGAATTTTAATAAACTGTGTAGCAAATCCCTACCTTTTCTTGTTGTGAAGAAATAGCCATTTGCTTCACCCAACTAATCGCATATTTattctgaatgggggggggggggggtctggttgAATTAGCTGAATGTTCGAATGAGGAAAGCTGCAGTGTCTGTATTCTGTCAGAAGTAATTAACCCttggggagtatctcaccaattCTTACATTTCTATTGTAATGGTTGTCTAAAACCTGGCTTATATTTTAGTGTTGACttcagggaggaaaaaaaaaaaaaaaaaaagaaggcttaCCTATGGGTACtataaatatcttctaaatgtgTCCTATTTAGgagatatatatacactatatatgtAGCCAATGATGTATATGcatatatttactgtacatgcacccGTGCCACTCCTTCAGACatgtatcagcatgtgccgaggtcatcggcacatgcgcactgaagcaatgtcacgtccgtgccattgcttcagctaGTATGCTGTTACCAGCGGCTCCCGCGCATCATCGTGACTCCGGCCAATCACAACACCGAAGCCAGAGGTAACTCCGGAAGCAATGTCCTGGAGCGCTGTACGAGGACCGATGCAGgggggcttcaatctaaggtaagtagggctgttacttataaaaaaaattctgttcgattaatcgttttttttttttatcgataaatcgactaatttcgattaattataacgcacatacagatccaactactttttgctgatctccttgcaggctgattcccagtgcagctaccaaccactggaaaaatggatagcaagatacaaaaaacacacaaaggcagcgctcgatggggatagcattaaaacttttatagtcttcaagtaggtaaccaaaaaaatttttgcactggagataaaatcgatgtagctacataaactgtaaaaatggtgcacataataccaaacggtaccaaaagcagtgataaaaacatgtagccaagtatgatactggtataaaaatgtgtacaacgataccactgctgaatccagatgagtagaggttaacatcagtccgttggcatgtagatgtcccatgaagggaactatcacaactcccagtggatggttgtataatcccaggttgatagagggaagtgatagagggaagtgtaacagcccttgcgtgtggcagatagtaaggtcccgcagatatgaaggcacagcaaaggagcccttcagatggacacggcaagccccgccggtgtccgtgacgttactgcatctccgacggaactccctgaaggcccagaagccggcggagaggtgagtaccaatcaaaagaatttgaatcgatcaaaaaaattaaagattaatcgattaattaaaagttaatttgcacagccctaaaggtaagtaattcataatgagctagtatgctatgcctttgtcttgcaggttttttttttttttaagtgcgtttacaaccactttaagggcatAGCACACTTCTATTGCAGCCACTGCAGGCTGCAAAGCAGCTCCCAGCTGAGAAAAACACCTCAAAGAGGGTCTCAATCCACTTATCTGTGGCGTCTTTAAAGACTGAGATATCTTTTAACTGGGACCATCAGGGTGTTTCTCAAATAGGAAAGGGCTAGGTAAACCCCATTTTTTGTAGAATTCTCCATCTTCTTTCTCTATGGGGTTCTGGTAAGCTAACCGTTTCAGTGGCGAAAACACCTTCTGTGAGTGAAGCCAATCAGCATACTTCCCTTCCGGAAAGTCAGGGTACACTGGAAAGCACTTGAGAATTTGTTTTGGGGTCAGGCCCCAAAACCAGTTGACCTTAGGGGAAGAGAATTCTGGTAGCAGGAAACTGAAGGTTAGTGTGAACCACATCTGCCAGAAAGCCAATCTATACAGCGTTTCTGACCCTCTACTCCTTCCAAGTCCAGAGGAACTTCCTCAGACGCTTCATACTCCAGCAAAAAGGGGAAGGGAAgaagaacactcatgtttgtgtcccaggcATTCCTGGAGAGTGAGCACCACCGAGAGCCAATCTCGCAGTCCAGCTAAGACTGCAGAGAATTCCTCCCTTTACACAAAGGAAGTGGAGGATTGTGCCCCTGAAACAGCACAGGTACCAGATAAGGGGAGGGTATCAGAGCTATTCTGACCCATGAGGGAGCCATTGTAGGAAAAACTTTGCAAGGGGACCTCCCTACCCAATAGGGGAATCTAGGGATTCCATTGTCCTTATTCCCTCTCCCTCTTCCCTCTCCGACAATCCTGACCATCCCCAGTCTTGTATGTGGGGTCCTTGTACATTCACTCTTGGCCTGCTGGCTATAGCAACTGATACGGATAGAGCCCATCCCTTCCCAAATAGGGGTGTAAGAAACAGGCCCAGGAAAATAGGAACGaagtccccaaaaaaaaaaccatctTCGAAGAGACTCACAGAAGCACGCATCACCTTTAGACGCTAGCAGCATGACCCATGATGGTTTCATGTGATGTACAATTAGGAAATTCAAACTTTAGAAAACAAACCCCATGTGTATTATAAGGTCATGGGGGAATATCAGTCTGATTATTACACAATCCCTGAATACATTATAAATGACATATCCCCATGAATAGCAAGCAGAATATCACAGATGGAATAAAGTGTCCTGGGCCCCAGTCTGCAAATTTATGAAGGAAAGAACGAACAAGTCTCAAATCCAGTTACTATGAGGTGCACAAAGTAAAAAGCTTCACCTTCCCTGCTAAGCTAAAATCCCCTTTAATATGTGCGTCACGCTCTCCCTCCCTGACTGCATATCACAGTGGGAGAGTTTCAGTAACAGAGGCAGGGCTAACAATCCTGAAAGCAGTGAACAGGACTAGGTGTGGACAGGTGTTGACTGACAAGCTACAGGTTTGTGAATTAGTGCGACAATGCTCATAACCACATCTCTTGCAACATTTCTCCAACTCACTGATTTCAGGAGTAGTGCAGCATCATTGTCACACCATCACATGATCCTACATTATAGGGACTTCAATGGCAGGATTAACAGCTATTTATGGGACTTCTCATGGGGATGAACAGAAAACAAAGTACATATGCACTTATAATGAAGTgctgcagcacattttttttcatattttaaatTGAGACCATAGTTgtaatttaaagtgtattttttacccAGACTGAGGCCTAACTTTTGTAATTCTTACTATCTAGTATGTATTACAAGATGGCACACAACAGTGATTCTACAGGGTCCATAGGCAAATAGATAACCCAAAACACTGGCTAAAGCCATCTGTTATTTCATTAAGGCACATATGTCTGCCGTCACTCCAGCCACCAATATAAACTACATAGTCCAAGATGGCTGACAAAAGGCACGCTTCCTGCAAAATGCCATTTTCCGTTGGAGCTGCACCCAGGCCCCTATTTATACCTGGAGGAGTAATATTCCTCTTCCAGCTCATAAAGATCGATGGCAATCTCGTCCCGTAGAGAAATGAGCTTTTTGTCGCATTCATCCTGGAGTGTTCGCAGCTGTTGGTTCCTCTGATTGATGGCCTCATTCACAGAAGGAAAATCGTTCAGAATGAGGTACTGCTTCAGATCGGAGACCAGCCTCATGAGAGATTCACCTGCACGCACCTAAAATGCATGAGAAGAACAGTGATTGGTTCATCTACCAACAACACTTTTCAGAATGGTAAACTGGTGATCCCAAATCTGTTGGGAGTTTTGTTCTCCGATTAGGTTTTGTGGTATCTGCAAAAGTATGTCGGGACACAACCCACatgtgcaaagggggggggggggttaccttcaAAACATGCCCTACTGTGGACAAGGATCTGTATCAAACATAATTCTTAGTTGGCACGAAAATGGTAGTGACTTTACCACTCTgcacccctttaaaaaaagatgCTGTACTCTGTGCTGCAAAAGGTTGTAGAAGGGATGCATTTCACCTgggctcagctgaatttctccaGGAAACTATATTCTCcgacactaaataaaaacaatggAGAATGACAGCTCAGGAAAACAATGTTCCCAAGAAGATTTACCAGACTGTGTAGGGGCACCTTATGCAAGATCAGTATTGACCCAGAACAGTGATCCATAGAGACCCATCTAAAAGGAACATTTTACCCCTAACTGCACAAGGGACCTTAGTTTAGGACTCAAAGTCAAACTGGTTATTGTCTCTTTAGGAAAATATAAATTGGAATAGTTTCTTATTTATAAAGCTGATCTGCACAATCTCTTTTAATATGTATATTATTACTATTAACCCAAATAACCTGGATGATCTACTCTATACTGCAAATGATGCAGCCAATTTAAAATGACACTCAGGTATTAGCGCCAACAACAGATGCCAACCAGACCATGCGCCATAACATACATGAATTATAGGCATTCTCTGCAATAAAGATTTGCGCATAGTACAGGAAGGGTAATGTGATGCACTTTGAACATAGAAATACTGTTTGGTTGGCAATGCAGGCATTGGATAGGCCATTATATagggcagggtttctcaacctttttaccatcGAGGAACCCCTGGAAAAAGGTTTGAGCTTTCAGGGAACCCTGAAAATAGCGTTCAGATCTACAGCTCACGGAACATTGATGTGAATAGCGAGCTGTGATAGAACAAAACAATTATTTTAAGAAATAGCATTAAATAATAGAAATATTAGGACTTACCTATTTTATGTGAAACGTGTGTGGTTTTTCTTCTGAAACACacacgcgcgcacacacacacacacacacacacacacacagtacagggcACACAACCGGGTATGGAGCACACGTCAGGCTACAGTCACACagggaatccagcacacatcaggCTACAGTCACACAGGGAATCCAGCACACGTCAGGGTACATGTCACACAGGGAATCCAGCACACGTCAGGGTACATGTCACACagggaatccagcacacatcagggcacatgtcacacagggaatccagcacacatcagggcacatgacacacagggaatccagcacacatcagggcacatgacacacagggaatccagcacacatcagggtacatgtcacatagggaatccagcacacatcagggtacaggagttttttttaaaagccgaGTAGCACGGGAAGCAGCTGTAATAAGAGCTCTCTCATAGCGCGATCCTTCTGGCCGGCCCTCTCCTTTCCACCCGTCCACCCCAGGCGCTCCAATATGACATCAACTGGGGTGGACGGGAGGAAAGGAGGAGCAGGCTGGAAGTATCGTGCTATGAGAGAGCTTTTGTTACAgggctactctgcatgctggccgaGACTCGATCTACCTGTCAGCTGTCTGATTGATGGGCAGATTGTGGCGAAATCCCTGGGGACTTTTTGCGGAACcccagttgagaaacactgatatagGGTGTTCAGCCCTATAAACTTCAGCAGTGGTACATTACCCATCACCCACTACCACTGCCTACCATACTCACTATGTTAGCAGCTCGGACGTGCATCTCATAGTTATCCTGCTCTCCTTGAGTTGAGCGCGACACTTGATGCTCTTCTTCAAtctgtaaaaaattttttaataaatgcagTTGAATTTGATATTTGTTTCAATATGGTAAAAAGTATTTgaacccctgctgattttgtacgttttcccactgacaaagaaatgattagTCTAAAATTttcatggtaggtttattttaacagtgagacagtacaacaaaaatccagaaaaacgcattccaaaaaagttataaattgatttg is from Rana temporaria chromosome 9, aRanTem1.1, whole genome shotgun sequence and encodes:
- the MED22 gene encoding mediator of RNA polymerase II transcription subunit 22 isoform X2, which codes for MSQQRALPQSKETLLQSYNKRLKDDIKSIMDNFTEIIKTARIEEEHQVSRSTQGEQDNYEMHVRAANIVRAGESLMRLVSDLKQYLILNDFPSVNEAINQRNQQLRTLQDECDKKLISLRDEIAIDLYELEEEYYSSSVCEPSDLPLCEAYWNCDSLDSSPPDFSSPLVLEETASSNNQIHASPHLNGGGMVEHS
- the MED22 gene encoding mediator of RNA polymerase II transcription subunit 22 isoform X1 gives rise to the protein MSQQRALPQSKETLLQSYNKRLKDDIKSIMDNFTEIIKTARIEEEHQVSRSTQGEQDNYEMHVRAANIVRAGESLMRLVSDLKQYLILNDFPSVNEAINQRNQQLRTLQDECDKKLISLRDEIAIDLYELEEEYYSSSYSVCEPSDLPLCEAYWNCDSLDSSPPDFSSPLVLEETASSNNQIHASPHLNGGGMVEHS
- the MED22 gene encoding mediator of RNA polymerase II transcription subunit 22 isoform X3, encoding MSQQRALPQSKETLLQSYNKRLKDDIKSIMDNFTEIIKTARIEEEHQVSRSTQGEQDNYEMHVRAANIVRAGESLMRLVSDLKQYLILNDFPSVNEAINQRNQQLRTLQDECDKKLISLRDEIAIDLYELEEEYYSSRYK